One window of Nocardia nova SH22a genomic DNA carries:
- the rpmG gene encoding 50S ribosomal protein L33 produces MAAKSTDVRPKITLACEQCKHRNYITKKNRRNDPDRLELKKFCPNCGTHRAHRESR; encoded by the coding sequence GTGGCCGCGAAGTCCACCGATGTCCGGCCAAAGATCACCTTGGCCTGCGAGCAGTGCAAGCATCGCAACTACATCACCAAGAAGAACCGGCGCAACGACCCGGATCGTCTGGAGCTGAAGAAGTTCTGCCCGAACTGCGGCACCCACCGGGCGCACCGCGAATCTCGCTAG
- a CDS encoding YajQ family cyclic di-GMP-binding protein — MADSSFDVVSKVDRQEVDNALNQAAKELSTRYDFRGTGAGIEWSGEEKIVLTADTEERVKAALEVFKEKLIRRDISLKAFEAGDPAASGKTYKVTGTLIQGISQENAKKITKKIRDEGPKGVKAQIQGDELRVSSKKRDDLQAVIALLKGADLDVALQFVNYR; from the coding sequence GTGGCCGATTCGTCGTTCGATGTCGTCAGCAAGGTCGACCGGCAGGAGGTCGACAATGCCCTCAATCAGGCCGCGAAGGAGCTGAGCACGCGCTACGACTTCCGCGGTACGGGCGCGGGGATCGAGTGGTCCGGCGAGGAGAAGATCGTGCTCACGGCCGATACCGAGGAGCGGGTCAAGGCGGCGCTCGAGGTGTTCAAGGAGAAGTTGATCCGCCGTGACATCTCGCTCAAGGCGTTCGAGGCCGGGGATCCGGCGGCCTCGGGCAAAACTTACAAGGTCACCGGCACCCTGATCCAGGGCATCTCCCAGGAGAATGCGAAAAAGATCACCAAAAAGATCCGCGACGAGGGGCCCAAGGGCGTGAAGGCGCAGATCCAGGGCGACGAACTGCGGGTCAGCAGCAAGAAGCGCGACGACCTGCAGGCCGTCATCGCGCTGCTCAAGGGCGCGGATCTCGACGTCGCGCTGCAGTTCGTCAACTACCGCTAG